The following coding sequences lie in one Oncorhynchus gorbuscha isolate QuinsamMale2020 ecotype Even-year linkage group LG10, OgorEven_v1.0, whole genome shotgun sequence genomic window:
- the qars1 gene encoding glutamine--tRNA ligase: MADPLTLFTSIGLSEQKAKETLKNDALCSALKDAITQAQRVLGAAGVDKATGTLLYTMTSRLRDPKRLGFLTDHIAQRKICTELQLAAALEFVKSHPQDPINQQEFESLCGVGVVITPEQIEDKVEKVIKKHKDQLLQERYRFNMGLLMGEARGGLMWADGKMIKNEVDMQVLHLLGPKTEADLEKKPKAQKAKAPGGEVKEELTMNGEIKIEGRSLMDELRGVALNFHKPGENYKTEGYVVTPKTMDLLKQHLEFTGGQIRTRFPPEPNGILHIGHAKAINFNFGYAKANDGICYLRYDDTNPEKEEEKYFTAIKDMVEWLGYKPYEITHASDNFQRLYDLAVDLIRRGHAYVCHQRGEELKGHNPPPSPWRERPAEESLVLFDRMRRGLFAEGEATVRMKIVMEDGKMDPVAYRIKYTAHHRTGDTWCIYPTYDYTHCLCDSIENITHSLCTKEFQARRSSYFWLCNALDVYCPVQWEYGRLNLTYTVVSKRKIIKLVEEGTVRDWDDPRLFTLTALRRRGFPSEAINNFCAKVGVTVAQATMEPHMLESCVRDVLNDHAPRAMAVLEPLKVTITNLPEGIRNDVRVPDFPANEFMGSHVVPFTRTIFIEQSDFREVIEKGYKRLTPDQPVGLRHAGYVISVQKVIKDAQGRVVELEVHCCSSNEAAEKPKAFIHWVSEPQKCEIRLYERLFLHKNPEDPSEVPGGFLSDINPNSLQVIDSALVDISVSKAKVFDKFQFERVGYFALDPDSTADKLVFNRTVTLKEDPGKM; encoded by the exons ATGGCGGATCCGTTGACACTATTCACTTCTATCGGGCTAAGTGAGCAGAAAGCGAAGGAGACTTTGAAAAATGATGCCTTATGTTCTGCCCTAAAGGATGCTATTACACAG GCCCAGCGGGTGCTTGGGGCGGCAGGAGTGGACAAAGCGACAGGGACCCTCCTGTACACAATGACCTCTCGTCTTCGAGACCCCAAACGCCTGGGCTTCCTCACAGATCACATCGCTCAACGCAAGATCTGTACAGAGCTGCAACTGGCAG CTGCTTTGGAGTTTGTGAAGAGCCATCCCCAGGACCCTATCAACCAGCAGGAGTTTGAGTCTTTGTGTGGAGTGGGAGTGGTCATAACACCAGAGCAGATAGAAGACAAG GTGGAAAAAGTGATCAAGAAGCACAAAGACCAGCTACTGCAGGAGAGGTACCGTTTTAACATGGGACTGCTCATGG GGGAGGCTCGTGGTGGCCTGATGTGGGCTGATGGGAAGATGATCAAAAACGAGGTGGACATGCAG GTCCTCCATCTCCTTGGCCCAAAGACAGAGGCTGACCTGGAGAAGAAACCCAAG GCTCAGAAGGCTAAGGCTCCAGGTGGTGAGGTGAAGGAGGAGCTCACAATGAATG GGGAGATAAAGATTGAGGGCAGATCGCTGATGGATGAGCTGAGAGGAGTGGCCTTGAATTTCCACAAAccag GAGAGAACTATAAAACAGAGGGCTATGTGGTTACTCCTAAAACCATGGACCTGTTGAAGCAGCATCTGGAGTTCACTGGAGGACAG ATTCGAACTCGTTTCCCTCCAGAGCCCAACGGTATTCTTCACATTGGTCATGCCAAAGCCATCAACTTTAATTTTGGCTACGCTAAG gcTAACGATGGGATCTGCTACTTGAGGTATGATGACACTAACCCAGAAAAGGAAGAGGAGAAGTACTTCACTGCCATCAAAGACATGGTGGAGTGGCTGG gttATAAGCCTTATGAAATCACTCACGCCTCCGACAACTTCCAGAGACTTTACGACCTGGCAGTGGACCTCATCCGTAG GGGCCATGCCTACGTGTGTCACCAGCGGGGGGAGGAGCTGAAGGGTCACAACCCGCCCCCGTCGCCATGGCGAGAGCGTCCTGCTGAGGAGTCATTGGTGTTGTTTGACAGGATGAGGCGGGGCCTGTTCGCTGAGGGAGAGGCCACAGTCAGGATGAAGATAGTGATGGAGGACGGCAAGATGGACCCCGTGGCCTACAGGATCAAATACACAGCCCACCATCGCACTGGGGACacatg GTGTATCTATCCTACCTATGACTACACCCACTGTCTGTGTGACTCCATTGAAAACATCACCCACTCACTCTGCACCAAGGAGTTCCAGGCCAG GCGGTCATCGTATTTCTGGCTGTGTAATGCTCTGGACGTGTACTGCCCTGTGCAGTGGGAATATGGCCGTCTGAACCTCACCTACACCGTGGTCTCCAAGAGGAAGATCATCAAACTGGTGGAGGAAGGAACTGTCAG GGACTGGGACGACCCTCGTCTCTTCACTCTGACTGCTCTGAGGAGGAGGGGCTTCCCATCTGAGGCCATCAACAACTTCTGTGCGAAG GTTGGAGTGACTGTTGCCCAGGCAACGATGGAGCCCCACATGTTAGAGTCGTGTGTGAGGGATGTGCTGAATGACCACGCCCCCCGAGCCATGGCCGTCCTGGAGCCCCTCAAAGTCACCATCACCAACCTGCCTGAGGGCATACGG AATGATGTCCGTGTGCCTGACTTCCCAGCCAATGAGTTCATGGGCAGCCATGTTGTTCCATTTACACGCACCATCTTCATCGAGCAGAGCGATTTTAGAGAG GTGATTGAGAAGGGCTACAAGCGTCTGACCCCAGATCAGCCAGTAGGCCTGAGGCATGCTGGCTATGTCATATCTGTACAGAAGGTCATCAAG gatGCCCAGGGCAGGGTGGTGGAGTTGGAGGTGCATTGCTGTAGTTCAAATGAGGCTGCAGAGAAACCTAAGGCCTTCATCCACTGGGTCAGCGAGCCCCAGAAGTGTGAAATCCGTCTATACGAAAGACT ATTCCTTCACAAAAATCCTGAGGACCCGTCTGAGGTGCCCGGCGGCTTCCTAAGTGACATCAACCCT aaCTCCCTGCAAGTGATTGACAGTGCCTTGGTGGACATCTCCGTGAGCAAGGCAAAAGTGTTTGATAAGTTCCAATTTGAGAGAGTGGGCTACTTCGCACTGGACCCAGACAGCACAGCAGACAAG CTCGTCTTCAACAGAACGGTCACCCTCAAAGAGGATCCCGGGAAGATGTGA
- the ogg1 gene encoding N-glycosylase/DNA lyase — translation MSQHALLSAGTKSWRSLACSRSELRLDLTLGCGQSFRWRETGDGHWTGVMGGRVWTLTQTDDTLWYHTYNSPNTIGGDGRKRRPGSLLQGSKGSGKRSKGVIEVKEEEEGETVAVTPDRKEEELLNEYFQLKVKLGDLYRDWGAADPHFNSIAKIFTGVRMLRQDPTECLFSFICTSNNHISRIQGMVERLCQSLGTPLCQLDQTSYHDFPSLHALADNSVEACLRDLGFGYRARFLQQSARQILDSHGGPHWLQGLRSAPYLQARDALRTLPGVGPKVADCVCLMSLEKACVVPVDTHVWQIAKRDYSCAAGNGQKSLTDKVHRQIGDFFRQLWGPYAGWAHSVLFCSDLKKFQKLKETHSLKQEEEEKVKIKVEGEGINKNIIKMCNRKVNMSVKEEVE, via the exons ATGTCCCAGCATGCATTGCTGTCGGCGGGGACCAAGTCATGGCGCTCCCTGGCCTGCTCACGATCAGAGCTCCGTTTGGACCTCACACTAGGCTGCGGACAAAGCTTCCG CTggcgagagacaggggatggCCACTGGACCGGAGTGATGGGGGGACGAGTGTGGACTCTCACCCAGACAGACGACACACTATGGTACCACACATACAATAGCCCCAACACCataggaggggatgggaggaagcGGAGGCCAGGTTCCTTGCTCCAGGGGTCAAAGGGGTCAGGGAAAAGATCCAAGGGAGTGATAGAGgtgaaggaggaagaagagggggagacagtGGCTGTGACcccagacaggaaggaggaagagCTGCTGAATGAGTATTTCCAGCTGAAGGTGAAGCTGGGGGATCTGTACAGAGATTGGGGAGCAGCCGACCCACACTTTAACAGCATTGCCAAGATCTTCACAG GTGTGCGTATGCTGCGTCAGGACCCCACAGAGTGCCTGTTCTCCTTCATCTGCACCTCTAACAACCACATCTCTCGTATCCAGGGCATGGTGGAGAGGCTGTGCCAGTCCTTGGGCACCCCTCTGTGTCAGCTGGACCAGACCAGCTACCACGACTTCCCCTCCCTGCATGCACTCGCAG ACAACAGTGTGGAAGCTTGTCTGAGGGACCTGGGGTTTGGGTATAGGGCCAGGTTCCTGCAGCAGAGTGCAAGACAGATCCTGGACTCTCACGGTGGGCCCCATTGGCTCCAGGGGCTCCGCAGTGCCCCCTACCTGCAGGCACGTGACGCACTGCGCACCCTGCCCGGGGTAGGCCCCAAG GTggcagactgtgtgtgtctgatgtCTCTGGAAAAGGCCTGTGTTGTGCCTGTGGATACACACGTGTGGCAAATCGCAAAACGAGACTACAGTTGTGCGGCGGGCAACGGGCAGAAGAGCCTCACAGACAAGGTCCACCGTCAAATAG GGGACTTCTTCAGGCAGCTGTGGGGTCCTTATGCTGGTTGGGCACACTCG GTGTTGTTCTGTTCCGACCTGAAGAAGTTCCAGAAGCTGAAAGAAACACACTCTctgaaacaggaggaggaggagaaggtcaagataaaggtggagggagagggaataaaCAAGAACATTATAAAAATGTGTAATAGAAAGGTGAACATGTctgtgaaggaggaggtggagtga